DNA from Elaeis guineensis isolate ETL-2024a chromosome 2, EG11, whole genome shotgun sequence:
GGACCCAACATAACTCTTGGCTCCACCCTGTCCGCCCAGGGCAATAACCCCGCCTTGTGGGCACTGTCCCCTGCCGGTGATTTTGCCTTCGGATTCATTCCCCTCCAACCAGACCGGTTCCTCCTCGCCATTTGGTTCGCCAAAATAACCACAAACCTGACCGTAGTTTGGTCTGCTAACGGAGCTCAGCCGGTGCAGACAGGATCCAAGGCGTCCCTGACCAGCAACGGCCGATTATCTCTCCAAGACCACAATGGCCAAGAGATCTGGTCCCCGGGTGTCGGGGGCGTCGCATACGCCACCATGCTCGATGCCGGAGACCTCGCGCTGATGAGCTCCGATGGTACGGGCTACGCATGGCACAGCTTCGAGCATCCGACCGACACGATCCTGCCGACACAGGTGATGAAAAAAGGAGGATTGCTTTCCTCCCGCAGCTCATCTAGTGCGGGCGATTACTCTCTGGGAAGGTTTCAGCTCCGCCTGCTGCCCGACGGCAACCTCTGTTTGAACACCATAGCCTCGCCCACCGACCACCCCTACGAGGCCTACTGGCTTACCAAGGGCACCCTAGGTACCGGCTCCTATCTGGTATTCAACCAATCATCCGGCATTCAGGAAGTGCAAGAGAATTCGAGCCGTGTCAATGTCACGTATGCAAATATTGGGTCCCCTGAAGATTACTACCAGAGGGCGACGCTCGATCCTGATGGAGTCTTCCGGCACTACACACACCCGAAGCCCGGTGCAGGCAATGAGAGCTATCTAGATTCGTGGTCGGTGGCGGATTTCATACCTGAAAACATCTGCAGCGCGGTCATCGTGGAGAAGGGGGGTAGCGGAGCCTGCGGATTCAACAGCTACTGCCAGTTCGCCAGCAATCAGAAGACCTGCCTCTGTCCAGAACGATATACAAATGTGGATCCGACCGACATCAGCAAAGGATGCATGCCGGACTTTGCCGAGCCGAGATGCGATGCATATGACTCGGCTGATTTTGTACTGACGACGATGCCCAACACCAATTGGACGAACACGGCCTACGAATGGCTCTCACCGATGGTGGAGGATCAGTGCCGGCAATCGTGCTTGGAGGATTGTCGCTGCATGATGGCGATATCCAAGGATGGTGACTGCTTGAAGAAGGCGATGCCCCTCTCGGGAGGGAGGGTGGATCTAGCATATGGAGGGAAAGCTCTGTTCAAGATACCCAGGGTCGACACTTCCGCTCCTCCTCCCGGATTGAGCAGAGGGAGGAAAAGCCCGCCGGTCATTATTTCTGCAATGCTCGGTTGCTCGGCTTTCGTCAACATCCTGTTGATCTCCGCCATAGCCTTGCTCTTCCTCTCCTCACATCATCGCAAGAGATCACCTCGAGCTCAGATAGACAGCAGGACGGTGGGAGATCACTTGCAAGCTTTCGGTTACCCCACGTTAGAAGAAGCTACCCGCAAGTTTGGGGAAATACTGGGCCAAGGTGCGTTTGGTACAGTCTACAAGGGGGTCTTGACCCTCCGTGAGGCTCAGGCACTTGTTGCGGTAAAGAAGCTAGACAAACTGGCACGAGATGGCGAAAAGGAGTTCAGAGCAGAGATGAATGCAATTGGTAGAACCCACCACAAGAATCTAGTTCAGTTGCTTGGCTTCTGTGATGAGGGGCCACATCGACTTCTAGTCTATGAGTTCATGAGCAATGGCTCCCTGGCAAGCTACCTCTTAGGAGAGAACAGACCCAGCTGGGATCAGAGAGTGCAGATCGCATTCGGGGTTGCAAGAGGGCTATCATACTTGCACGAGGAATGCAGCAGCCAGATCATACACTGCGACATAAAACCTGAGAACATACTCCTTGATGACTGCTTTACAGCAAGAATCTCCGACTTCGGACTGGCGAAGCTGCTGATGCGAGAGCAGACGAGAACTCAAACAGACATCAGGGGGACGAAAGGCTATGTCGCACCCGAgtggttcaaaaagaaagcaatcacAGCAAAAGTCGACGTATATAGTTTTGGTGTCATGTTGCTTGAGATTGTTTGTTGCAGGAAGAACATTGCGCCGGAGTTTGGGAGTGATGTGAGGGTCATCCTCACAGACTGGGCTTATGATTGTTACAGCGAGAAGAGACTGGATATTCTAGTGGAACGTGATGAAGAGGCAATGAGCAACAGGAGAATGCTTGAGAGGCTCGTGGCTGTGGCCCTTTGGTGCATTCAGGAAGAGCCATCCATGAGGCCTTCCATGAAGAAGGTGACACAGATGCTGGAAGGTGCAGTTGAAGTTCCGGTGCCACCAGCTCCAACATCCTTGATCAGCTCGATGTATTAATGGCAGGTTCTCAAGCATCTAGAACGCCTTCAGTTTACTTCTACCGTATCATGAAACATTACCTTGATTCAGAATAACCACCCTTATTATGCAAAGAATAAACATGTTTGTTGCTTTGTTACCTCTGGGTCCTACCAGCTCTTGTCAATCCATGACCATAACTGCGAAGCATAATCTCAGACCTAATTAGTGGTTTGATAATAATCTGACTGTGTTTTTCCATATTGTTTCCATTCTAATATTCATCCCAAAAGACTGGCAATAAGTCCAGCACAAAGAGCAGCTTCAGTGCAAGCTAGATGAGTCAGATTATGTCGATCATATTCTACACTAGTCCTCAAACTCCTCACGCTCCATCTTGCTATTTTAGCTGATTATCCCCCTACCGAGTCTCAGAATCTTGTTTCTGAAAAAAATGTCATTTGGATTTTATCAAACCAAATACTAACTTTCCATCTACGCTAATCAGCCATTTTCTTGCATGATTTCATGCTTAGAATAATGCAAGGGAAAATATCCTCACACCAAGATGTCATGACTTGGAGGTAGAACCTGGAGCCATTTGCATGGTTTGAGTTGGGGCATTGAGTGTAAGATGTCAACTGTAAGGTTGCTGTCCCTCAAAGAATTTTActttcatgctttttttttttttttttttgataaaagacaTAAACTGACATTAAAACAGTAAAGTGATACAAATTGTACTGACTACAAAATGGGCCCAGAAGGCCTACTGATTGGAAACATAAATCCAAAACAGAAGACCACAAAACACATTACTAACATTAACAGAGAGCCCAATATAGATGAAGTAATTAAAGAGCAAAATAAGACCAAGAATCCATAAACGGAGACCAAGAGAGTATACTGCTTTACCTTGGGAACAGCACCATCGCTTGGCATTGGACCTTGTGAATTCTAACTTCTGGATCATATTGGTGAATAGAATCTGATGATCTGCATCCCAGACTAActatttgttaggatttgacgcctcgagattcagcccatgttgagcccacagtgagattcgcggcgaaaaacggagtccaacgagatcaagatcacctgaaatggagctcggatggaggagatacgagcttttgaagtcggcacgagaatcgaggcggcggaggaccggcggcgggcggtagcggcgcggccgcaagcggcggcgtgcgggacgcgcgacccgggcccgcggcccagccgggcgcgcgcaggcccgcgcgcgcgggccggcccaggccagcggcctgctgacCCCCTTGccctggtccaccgtggaccgggcggtccacggcggggcatgtggaccgcgtgggcgtttcccacacgtttctcgcggtccacggcactattccgtggaccggagagCGATCCGATGacatgggtggctcccgatcttgatcggacggtctgggacgtgatttgggttgattaaggaatcctaatcacgatctaagtcgtgattaaggtttATAAAAtcctgtgacgaaacagagaAGTAGTGAGGGTTGGTTTTCTCGCAccgtacgaatccgagaagagagagagaggcgagagcgctgtgagaggaggagcaggaggctcctggacagcggtcgccaggctcttcaggggttcaggggggtctctaagagagagagagcttttgtgagggaaacttcaggtgagatagaattgggtgtacaagggttgaggatgaggtctcctcttgtaaaatttttttttcatagtgaagtttgcatgtcccgtgaagacgagcccttttgtggctgatccacgtattttgattgtttttccttttgttttgtttcttctttcttcctgctgcatcgcgtggtactgaaaggatcttgggaggtggtgtcctggtcagacatccacccaacaagtagtatcagagcaaggcagtacaaggacgcagattgcagtggtggtgagcaagactgaagatggaaaaaataggaacaatcaagatggagatcaacaagttcgatgataagagcaatttctcattgtgacaggcaagggtgaatgacgtgctcatccaacaggggttgatcgatgctctcttgtgcgatgagaagccgaccaccatggaggtgcgggattggaaacggctacagatgcagacgatgagtaccatccgcatgtacatggcggatgaggtggtgatccatgtgctgagcgagacttctccgacggtgctgtggtcgaagctcgaggagttgtatatggcgaagtctctcaccaacactctttttctctggaggcagttttaccaactgttgatgactgagggacagagcgtgcaggagcatttgagccacttccagaagatcctcaccgaccttctcagcgttggcgagaacattgaggagaagaccagggtactGGTTTTGAGATCCTTTCTGGCCACACAATTTGAACTCAACCTAGTTTGCTTGGCACTTGTACCCAGGATAACTCTCTGGTTATATTTGTTATCATTTACCCAAAAATTTTAGTGAAGCAACCATAACCGAGCGATAGAAAAGCTTACATATAGACATGACTGCAGTTAAATAATTCATCTATGTAGTATAATATTTCAAAGCAACCATCCAGATGcccctttgaactcttcataaAGAGTTACAAATGAGCTGAATGGTTCAGTAAAATAACAGTTGCAAAAACTGGCAAACTGTACATTAATTGTCAATAACAGGAACAACAAATTACTAGTAAACCTACATATAATTCCTCATGAGCTCAAGAACAAACATTCAGAAATAGAACAGCAACAGAAAATTAGAACAAACCAGTTTATCAcctgataaaaaaattaatatgcatTCGAAAGCCTGTTTCTGTCATGTTAGATTCACCTTTGGTAAAAGGGATAAAAGAGGAGGTTGCACCGCTAATATTACCTTATAAGCCCCCACCGCTTATGCTGCTTATAACTTCCAGAGAGTAAATTTATTGAAGACGAGGAGTGGAGCTTTCCAGAGAATTGTCACAGCAGCTAATTTCTGCTTCAAATCCTGCACATTTGATGACTCTTTACTCGCCAAACTTTCAAGGACAGAAGCATTTTCAATTCTCTGCACCTTTGTATTCGCCATTTATCCATCAGTGCCCTCTTCAGGCCATCTTGAGCACTGATTCTTCCATTCTTTTTTCACTCTCTTTTCCTGCTCAAGTTCTGCCTTGGCCAAGAGAGAAAACTGGGAATCCAAAGACTTTGCCATACCCGTCCATGCAGGAACAATTGCCCGAGTATTTCTCTAAGGTATGGAGTCGAGTTTGCAAGAGATCCAAACGTCAAAATCACAAACTGTTGGATCAGGGCACATCTTGACTTTCCTAATAGGTTGCAAACAGCATCAATGGCTGCCTCCCTTTAACCTACAGTCAAGTGTACAGTATAAGCATGCAAGTTAATTTGGTTTTCTGGAATATGGAATGTTTTCCAACAATAAAAATTAGCTGTAAGTTATAATAGCAGTAATAACCAGCAGACCTTATTTCAACTATCACTATATGTATTTGATGAACGGATGATTTTTATACCTGACAAAAATACTGTTTAGCCATAATCTTTGTTCTTAAATAGGGAGTGCTAGTTTTTCCAAATGTAGCTTAACAATAGCAGCACAGATGCAATAGTCTGACCACTAAATTGTGTGCAACAAACCCACCAGACATGCTAGCATCGACCTCTACATGTAAATGTATGTTGATTATGTAATATAACACAAATCATATAAATGAAGGTTTTACATGATATTTATTATGTTGATTATGTCGCAACAGTCGCAGTCCCATGCATTTTGCGACTAAATAGTAATAAGGGTACTTGTGCATGTGTGCACATGTTGCATTTGCAAAAGATAATCACAGATCCTGTCTCCCACCAAGAGGAGATTAAATAACTTTGACTACTAGGCATGAATTTCTATCACCCTAAATAAAAAGTAAATGTTTGATGTCCATAAATTATTATGCATTCCTTGATGATGGTACTCTTCCACCACATATGGATGTCTTACATCATTGTAGAATGACATATTATGTGATTATATATGTGTGCATGTAactgctcaaaaaaaaaaaaaagtttacgcATATTCATTTTGGTtcccccaaaaagaaaaaaagtatatGCATGTGCATGTAGATGTATGCGTATGGTACTACTTTTTGGCAAACAGGCCGCATATGCATTCTTGGTGGTCAAACAACTTGACAATGTCATACACCTGCTAGGTCAAAAACAAAGAAAATTTAAAGAtgattcatcttttcttttgtttttttttttttttttttttgataaagataagTCAGGAACAGTATCACAAGGTTGGCAGAATATAATAGGATTGCTCAGCTAAACAGTCATCATTTGGTAAGTATTAATTCAACATAAATAATCAACCACCAGCAAGACACGAGCACAGCCGACCATTATATCATGAATGAAATGAACAGACAAGACATCAGAAGCAGCCCTCAACAGAAAGAAGACAACATCTCTTATCATTCAATTTAtgcctgttggggaatacccaccgatggaccgatcgaccgactgactgaccgaccgacaggcggagggaccgaccgaccgaccgaccgatcgaccgactgaccgaccgaccgacaggcGGAGGGACCGATCGACCGACTAATGGCTGGAGGCACCGACCgcccgactgacggacgccatcgCCGGCCGATTAACGGCCCACTACTGACTGAACCCAGAGATCTGATGGCCGACTCGCGTAagcctcgccgaccaacggaggggcccgacgccactcagctggccaccgacttagggtcggtcggctcctccgatcgccgtacagccaccagaccttgtcagtcctgacagcaacatgcggcacggacttctaggggcattgtcccaccgagggcgttgtcaaccctggtgatttgacagccccacggcgacgtgacacttttacggcgactctgacaatctacagtgagttgacaattcctcacttgtctgcgccattaatgacggcgccataccgtgctccactatataaatcggagaaggcaacagtgcaaggggctcTCCACTTCTCGACCTCGAGACCACAGGCtcgcacctctctccctctccctcgattgagccctctgtcttcatttcactgttgcccagtcacctctctgacttgaccgtcggagggtccccgccgaagtcgcctccggtcagtgtggacttctcatttttgcaggtgcacgttccccgacgatcggacgacgaggcgattggccgcaacagattggcgcgccaggaaggggagaGCACGATGACGAAGataagagcccaacgatcgagggtcaccggatcggcgaggcgttCTTcctgtcgggaagaggcctccccgccaccatcagcggcggagcctagctctccacgccccgcagtgaccacggaggcgcagatcgcggccatcgtacggcagatgaccgtactgacggacgcagtcaaaagcctccagcaacaatcggcggcccgtccgatgccctccaggagcagccgccgacgaccgcgccggtcTCCGTCacctccgcgcgagcgccctcaacagcgATCCCACGAAGAGGAGGAGGGACAgccatggcgcgatgaccgacggtcccaccagccctctccttctctgctggaacgagcgaggaaggagaagcggccgcgaacgccgtccgcctccccttcggaatcttctggagactccactcctggggtctcccagcaccgacgagcggacgactacgagcgccggttcgaggaaatcgaccgtcggctcgcgcagttgcagatggacggttagaagtcttcgaatgacgtcgacttccagaccgcccaacctctttcccgactagtcctcgacgaaccgattcccagtcggttcaagatgccccacgtggagccatacgatggctccaccgatccgatcgaccacctcgagagctacaaagctctcatgacgatccaaggggcgaccgacgctcttttttgcatcggcttccctgccacactccgcaaggctgtcagggcctggtactccgatctccgatcgagaagtatccactcctacgggcagctcgagcactcgttcgtggcccacttctgcaccagccggaagccgccgcgaacgtcggacagccttttctccctcaaacagggagaaaatgagacactccgacacttcgtggcacgattcaacacggccacgcttgaagtccgggacctcaacgaagacatggctatctca
Protein-coding regions in this window:
- the LOC105046973 gene encoding G-type lectin S-receptor-like serine/threonine-protein kinase LECRK2, with the protein product MLSRLWTSSSQHKHQHQLILALLLLLHPFSATAQTGPNITLGSTLSAQGNNPALWALSPAGDFAFGFIPLQPDRFLLAIWFAKITTNLTVVWSANGAQPVQTGSKASLTSNGRLSLQDHNGQEIWSPGVGGVAYATMLDAGDLALMSSDGTGYAWHSFEHPTDTILPTQVMKKGGLLSSRSSSSAGDYSLGRFQLRLLPDGNLCLNTIASPTDHPYEAYWLTKGTLGTGSYLVFNQSSGIQEVQENSSRVNVTYANIGSPEDYYQRATLDPDGVFRHYTHPKPGAGNESYLDSWSVADFIPENICSAVIVEKGGSGACGFNSYCQFASNQKTCLCPERYTNVDPTDISKGCMPDFAEPRCDAYDSADFVLTTMPNTNWTNTAYEWLSPMVEDQCRQSCLEDCRCMMAISKDGDCLKKAMPLSGGRVDLAYGGKALFKIPRVDTSAPPPGLSRGRKSPPVIISAMLGCSAFVNILLISAIALLFLSSHHRKRSPRAQIDSRTVGDHLQAFGYPTLEEATRKFGEILGQGAFGTVYKGVLTLREAQALVAVKKLDKLARDGEKEFRAEMNAIGRTHHKNLVQLLGFCDEGPHRLLVYEFMSNGSLASYLLGENRPSWDQRVQIAFGVARGLSYLHEECSSQIIHCDIKPENILLDDCFTARISDFGLAKLLMREQTRTQTDIRGTKGYVAPEWFKKKAITAKVDVYSFGVMLLEIVCCRKNIAPEFGSDVRVILTDWAYDCYSEKRLDILVERDEEAMSNRRMLERLVAVALWCIQEEPSMRPSMKKVTQMLEGAVEVPVPPAPTSLISSMY